GCGGCCCGGCGTAACATTGCCTCACCATCGGtacgcagttcgttcgatcggCTTGCCAGCATGTCACCGGCTGCCAGACGGTTGGCTACTAACAAGCTCGGGTTTCTAGGCACACCTAACCCGCTCGCCTCCCCGGTCGGTTCGAGTGGTCTAAGAACGCCAGTAATGAGGCTAGGAAGTGGTCGAAGTAGTAGTGGTAGCAACAATAAGCACCGACATGTCACACCTTCCCCGAGAGCAATCGTGAGAAGGAAGACACCGCTCGTTGGAGCGAATGTGGCTTCGAAGGGTGCCAGTGCGGATTTGACGGATGATCTGCTAGATATTCCCACCGGTGGCAAACGCCCGAAGGCGGCAGATTTCTTTTAAGACTGTAGCAACACTGATTCCTgactgaaaaataaaacacatttttatggtgtttttaaatatacGAATCAATTTTGACGCGTTTACTGCAATTTGTCTGCTTGGAtgctctttttattttcctctctCCATACAAGTTCTTCGTAATCTCACACTGAACTTTCACGTTCATGTAGGAAGAGCAGCGAAGATCTGCACTCACTATTGCTTACTTTCAATCTAAGGAACACACTAAACACTACGCTGGGAATGTTTGATAATTTCTACAACACATTGTCCATCTCTCCCTTTACATTAAGCTACGATAATTGAGAAAAATGGGACCACCTTCACAAACAAGTTAAGCGGCAAGGTGCTATGTTTTCATGAGATCGAGCAACAACCGCTCGATTGCCACCTCACCGACCGTTTTGCGGAACAGCATCTCCTGCAGTACTTTCGCGTTGGCTGCCGCCTTAATGGCCGGAAGCAGCAATAGCAGATGGCCCAACCGTACACCGCCACACTTTTCATGCAGCAGTGCAACGGTTTGATCTTGAAGCAGCAGAACCTCGTGCGCTGCATACAGTCGGGGTTGATCCGGTCGGAAAAGAACAAGCGCTTTCAGACAGGCCGCCTCCCGATAGTCAACTCGCGCGATACCAAACTGCTGGATGGCGCTTTGTAGCTTCACAGCCTGTGGATTCCTTACGATGAATTCTAGTGTGGGGCAATGGATCAAAAAGCGTCAACGTGTTCAGCAGGGTGTGAGTAAAGTTcttaaaaatgcttcatttaATTACAAGCAAGCAATATCCAATGTCTTACCATTGTCAATAGGAAGTCCCCACTGAGCTGCGGTGATGACAAACAGTTCTGCCCATGCCTCCTCGAGCAGCAGCTTCTGATCGTTGGCCGGTAGTTGAAGGAACGACGGTACCGTTTTTGCCCACTTCACCGCCAGAAACAGCAGCTTGGCTGCTGATTCTAGCAGCATGTCCGTTTCGCTCTTTCCACCGTGCATCGGACCGACAGTTCCAGCAGGGGAAAATAACAGCTGATGTTGGTATTGCTGTGTGGTTACACCCGACCGTGGTGGACTATCCTCACCCGTGCTGCTAACTTCATTCTCCTTGGCCGAGCTGAGGCTGAGAATGGAACTGATCGAGTGGATTGGTGGTGGCGCCGGTAAGGACAGCGAATCTCCGGTGATACTATTGAACATTGATTCCGTAATGGTAGCGGTGGTAACCTGATTTGCTTCGCTCGATTTGGACATCATCGTAGCTGCTGGTAATGGGACCGGTACCTGTATAAGCCCGGATCCTGGCGGCAAACCAGTGGCAGTAGGTTGAAATGCCGTCGGTGTGGTAGTCCGTGCTGTTGGTGACGGGAAATGATCGAAGCTGGAGGAACTAGCGGCGGCAGCTGCAAGCGATTGGGCTGCGTACGGCGAAAGGAAACGGGCAGGATCGCCGAGCGGTGCAAATGGACCGGAAGCCGTCGCGGCCGTGATATGCaatggaagtggaaaaaataagTTCGTCTGAGGCAACGCGAAGGATGTGCGGGATGCGTAATAATCGCCGTGTGCGGAAAGACCATTAACGGTGGCAGTCAGCGGTGTACAGTTCCTTGGCGCTCGTTCATGTTGGACGGCTagtgaagagaaagagaaaagttACTTGCCGTGTGAAATACTAAACCGGGAAGTCGGAAAACACACGACATCGAAGAAAGTTACACGTATGTCAGCTGGTTCGGTTCCCATGGGACTGATTATTATGTCGGATAGCGTCTAGCAGGAGTTAGATACACCCAACTGCGACTTTTTATCCCGGTTTGTTGATGGAAGTTAAATGAAAGActatgtgttgtgtttgaagTCTTCGAATTGAACCATGGCCGCAAgtcaattgtttttatttgattcaaCGGGTGTTTTCGGTATTGACCATCACGAGAATCCAATTGGATTGACCAAGAAATTTGAAGGACTCAGAAACCTGGCAAAGGGAGCCCAATTccatataaaaaaattgtgaaattgtgaggatttttgtttcattcacagCGTTTTACTAAAGATGGCGCTGATGAAATAGTGCGAACTGTCACATACAGATGTcaactttattttttcatttttttcatacttcCATTCTATTTGTTGATCGAGCACGTATTGTTTTGTACCGTGctgagtgtttttttcatgcAATATGAAATGTGTCTATGTTTTGATCGAGTTAACAGCCTGGAATTGGTTCGCAAGAAGTAGAATTTCTAGAGAAAACAATCGAAGCATCTGGAGAATGCGTCCGTTTTAGCCGGTTCGACAACAAACAGCACCGTTCTTCCGCATAGAACGGCGCCGAACTTGTTATGAGTGCTTGTACTTATGGCAGCAAGAACGAATGCATTTTACACCGCATACTTCCAGGTGAATATCGAATAATCGAATCAACGGTTGTGATATATCAAGAATTATCGTCACGGTATGTAAAAGTTTGTCCTTATGTAAACATTCCCTTTGTTCAGTTCATAAACACTCTGAATTACTCGTATTTCAGCCTAGTTTTGGTTCTAATACTATCAGTCCACTCCTCAAgccacaaaacaaatactattGTGGACAGTTTCCATCAGCAGTCCCTAAGTTGCTAAGCCCATCATTCTGGGTCGGCTGGTCTGTTATCACAGGAGGAGCATcggtaacgaaaacaaaatcaatttttatgatGTGAAGCAACCAACTGGCCAAACATTTGATGGATATCGAATCTAAGCTCAGCTAGAAAGTTGATGCTTTCGCCCGTTGTAAACCCCGCAAAGGgaagcattattttgggtTGAAAATTTGAATCTTGTCTCAGTCggtgtggaaatggaaaaccctCAGGAATGTTCGCTAAGGACAATACATTTCGACCGGGGGCTGggtgatgtgttttgtgttgcagtgTCAACATACGACACCCTAGGTGCGGGTTAAAGTGTCCCTTGAAAGAACCGTACCTTAGGGGAACGCTGAAAAAAGCGGCATCGAGCGGGAAACAAAATCCTATTTAGTTTGGCCGATAATTGCTCGTAATGGTAGTACGATGAACGGTCCGATG
This region of Anopheles marshallii chromosome 2, idAnoMarsDA_429_01, whole genome shotgun sequence genomic DNA includes:
- the LOC128710238 gene encoding nuclear receptor subfamily 2 group E member 1-like, with protein sequence MNDNTGVGGGKLSTGGPGVLCKVCGDRASGKHYGVPSCDGCRGFFKRSIRRNLEYVCKEGGKCVVDVSRRNQCQACRFAKCLQANMRREAVQHERAPRNCTPLTATVNGLSAHGDYYASRTSFALPQTNLFFPLPLHITAATASGPFAPLGDPARFLSPYAAQSLAAAAASSSSFDHFPSPTARTTTPTAFQPTATGLPPGSGLIQVPVPLPAATMMSKSSEANQVTTATITESMFNSITGDSLSLPAPPPIHSISSILSLSSAKENEVSSTGEDSPPRSGVTTQQYQHQLLFSPAGTVGPMHGGKSETDMLLESAAKLLFLAVKWAKTVPSFLQLPANDQKLLLEEAWAELFVITAAQWGLPIDNEFIVRNPQAVKLQSAIQQFGIARVDYREAACLKALVLFRPDQPRLYAAHEVLLLQDQTVALLHEKCGGVRLGHLLLLLPAIKAAANAKVLQEMLFRKTVGEVAIERLLLDLMKT